The Sporolituus thermophilus DSM 23256 nucleotide sequence CGCGCTGCTGCTCATAGGGGCGCAGCAGCCGGATGCGGGCCTGCAGCCGGTCGAGGGCGGCAATTATGGCATAGCAGAGACGGATGGCCTTGATTAGGTATGCCCAGGAATAACTGCCCTTAAGTTCGCTGAGTTGGGCGAGAAAGGCCCGGGGATGGAGTTTGAAGGAATCAAAAACATAGAAGGGGACGTTCCAGCCTAAACTTTTGAGGATGCGCCGGTGAACTTCGGCGTAGAAACCGGCGCGGCAGGAACCGTCGCCGCCGGTCGTTACCACGCCCTCGGCGCCCCGCTCCATCGCCTCAATATAAGTGCCCATGACGCATTTAAAGGGGAAACAGAGAAACTCAGGGCTGTACTTTGTCCCTAAGTCAAAGGTGCGCTGAGTGGGTTTTAGCGGCATAACGACTTCGTGGCCGAACATTTCCAGCAGCTTTTTATAGACCAGGATTGGCCCCATATAGGGAAAGGTCAGCTTCATGGCGGCTACCTCGCTTGGCGGATAAGCATTTTTTTGCGGCGGAGCATATCGACAAAAGCCTCGATCCGCGTGTTCAAGTGGGCCTCTCCGCTATGCTCGTCAACCCGAATGGTCATGAAGGCCTTTTCTTTCTCCAGCGCGATGAGGTCCAGCATTTTTCCGAGCATAGAATCGGGCCCGCAGCCGAAGGCGGTGATATGGATGACGCCGTCAATGCGCGGGTCATCGAAAAAGTCATAGCCTGTGCCAAGCAGCTTGTTGGTGAACGTCCACGGCATGGTCTTGCGCAATGGGCGCAGGTTTTCGGTAACGGTATAATCGTCCAGCATTTCAAAGGTGACGACATTGGCGCCGGCGGCGCGCAATTTACCGATGATATCCATGCCGATGAACTTGTCATAAATATTGTACACATAGCCTAAAAGGCCAATGGTGAGCGGGCGGGACGGCGGCGGGGACGCGCTTGCCGGTCCGCTCTCCAGGCGGGCCAGGGCTTCTTCGATTGTGCAGCCCTGCAGATGGTAGCGGCGAAAGACTGTCCATTTGCTTATCGCCGCAGCCAGCGCTTTTTTGACCACGCCGGAGCTTACGCCAAGGGGACGGGCGAAAGCGGCATAGTCGCCAAAGTCTTCGATCGTTTCCCGGCGGCAGCAGATATCGGGGGCAAGCATGCGCTCCGCTAGTTCCGGCAGGATATGCCGCATCATGTCGGGCAGGCCCAAAAATTTAGGACAGAAGAATTTATGTTTTTCCACCGAAACCATGCGGGGGATGAATATGTAATCCACACCGGTATTTAGCAGGCTTGCCACATGGCCGCAGAAGATTTTCAGCGGCAGGCAGATTTCCGCAACCGAGTACTTTACGCCGAGGTCGACGATTTCCTTGGTGGTCGGTCCCGATAATACCGCTTCGCAGCCCAGGTTGGTAAACAGGTTTTGCCACAGGGGATTGTAATAGTAATAAAGGAGGGCGCGTGGCAGTCCGATTTTCATGGCATACCTCGGTGAGCATCGCCGGACTTGTTTCTTCCGTAGCCGGCATGCCGAATTAAAGGCAGGATGGAAAAATCATTCTGTAAAAACTTATGTTTTCCGTCCGGGGATTCATTCCTCCTTTCTATTTGTGTTTTTTTTGACATTTCCGACATAAATCCTGCTGTAGTGATGTAAGGCCGGTGCAAAGTACCGGTTAGTGGTTGCCGCGGTATCGTGACTATAGGGCGGCAGGGGACAATTCGCTTTATAAAATAGAAAGGTTATGATAATGGAAAGGTTACGCTGCAGGAGAGACAAGCCTGCCTGGCGAACAATTGCAAAAAGGTTTCTGCTGGTAACAGTTAGGCGAAAAGCTAAAGGAGGACAGGCGCATGGAATATCGCATTTTGGGCAAAACAGGGCTGAAAGTGTCGGAGGTTGGGTTTGGCGGTATTCCCATTCTCCGACTGAGTACCGATGAAGCGGTGCGGGTGCTGCGGCATGCTTATAACCGGGGTGTTAATTTTTACGACACGGCCAACGCGTATAAAGACAGTGAAGAAAAAATCGGCAAGGCATTTCGGGGTATGCGTGACAAGGTCATCTTTGCCACCAAGACCCAAAAGCGGGATGCCGCCGGCGCCGCCGAGCATCTCGACAACAGCCTGCGCATGCTCCAGACCGACTATATCGACATTTATCAGCTCCATCAGGTGTCGCAGGAAAAAGATTGGCAGGCCATCACCGCTCCCGGTGGCGCGCTGGAAACCATTGTCAGGGCGAAGGAACAAGGAAAAGTCCGCCATATCGGGGTTACCTCGCATAACCTGGCGATGGCGGTTAAGTTGGTTAAGACCGGGCTGTTTGAAACTGTCCAGTTTCCGTTTAATTTTATTGAAACGGCCGCGGCGGAAGAGCTGTTCCCGGTGGCACGCCAGCTCAATCTCGGCATTATTGCCATGAAGCCCTTTGCCGGCGGCGTGATCGACAACGCGCGCATTGCGTTTAAGTTTTTGCGCCAGTACCCTGATGTTGTGCCAATCCCCGGGTTTGAAACCGTCGCAGGAGTGGATGAGATTTTAGGCTTTTATGAAACGCCAAATCAGGTAGATTCTGACGATCTGGCGCTGATGGAGCGTTATCGGGACGAACTGGGACGGCAGTTCTGCCGGCGCTGCGAGTACTGTCAGCCGTGCCCGCACGGCGTAATGATCACCATGGCGATGGGCTATCGCGTGGTCGCCCACCGCATGTCGCCGGCGGTAGCTGTGGGCAATCTGAAAAAGGTCATGGCCACGGTGCCGCAGTGCGTCGAGTGCGGCGTGTGTATGACGCGCTGCCCCTATAATCTGCCCATCCCTGAAATCCTGAAAAAGCACTATGCCATGTATGAACAGCACCGGGCTGAGCTCGGCAAGTAATGCGCCGCCTAAAAAGGCAAGTATGTTTGCATCCAGGCTCTTGGTGTACGCAGTTAAGTGCTGATTGACGAAGACCCCCGCAAGCGGATGCGTGCGGGGGTTTGTGACGCGGCTAAGTATGATTGGCCGGGACAGGCGTGCACGCTAAGAAGGCCGGTAATTTTTCGCGCGAGGGACAAAAATGAGAACAGATCTCCATATTCACACCACTTTTTCGGACGGGTCATGGACGCCGGAGCAGGTTGTGGCCAAGGTGGCCGCTGCCGACATTGGTCTTTTTGCCGTTACCGACCATGATACCGTGGACGGCTTGGCGGCCGCCCGGGCCGCGGCCACGGCGGCAGGCATCGCCTTTCTTCCCGGGGTCGAAGTGTCGGCGACGGTGAACGGCAAGTCAGTCCACATTCTCGGCTACGGCATCGACCCTGAACATCGGGAACTTAGGCGGCTATTGGCTAGCAATACGGCGCTTTTGGAAGAGGCCGACCATGACAGCATCCGCAAACTCATTGCCGATGGCCTGGCCATCGACTATGACGAATACTGTGCCTACCGTCACGATCCGGCCCGCGGCGGCTGGAAGTCGCTCAGCTTTCTCATCGACAAAGGCTTTTGCCGGGATGTGAGTGATTTTTTTGCCAATCTGTTCACCGAAAAACGGGGGATTCGCTTTCCTGAGTTTCCGCCGCCGGCCGAGGTCATTGCCGTCATCAAAGCGGCAGGCGGCATACCGGTCCTGGCCCATCCGGGCAGCGATTTTCACGGGACATCCCTGGAAGAAACGCTCGATGCCTTCGGCCGGGAGGCCATTGAAGGCGTGGAATGCTTCCATTCCAGCCATGATGCCGTTACCACCCGCCGAGCGTTGGCCTGGTGCCGCCGCCACGGCATGATTGTGACCGGCGGCTCGGATTGTCATGGCGATTTTATCCCGCATCGCCGCCTGGGCGAGCCGGTGGTGACGACCGAAGACTTGTGGCTGGGGCCGCTGGCGGAAAAGGTAGGCTGAGCGGTGAAAATTTTTTTGTTCAGCCTATTGCATAGCGGGGAAGATGGCTTTAAAATATAGTCTCAGTTAGCAATTTTCGTAGGCGGGAGAGGATGATGAAGAAAATGAGAAAGGGGATTTCCGTTATCGGCGTGCCGATGTGGCTGGGCCAGACGCGGTTTGGCGCCAACCTGGGGCCTGATGCCATTCGTGCGGCCGGTTTGGTGACGCGGCTGAAGGGGCTGGCGTACCGCGTCAGCGACGAAGGCAATATCGCGGTCGGTACGAAAGCGCCCTACAAGCGTCAGGATAAAACGCTGAAAAATTTGCAGCCAATCGTCGCGGCGAGTGAAAAAGTAGCGGCCAAGGTATCACGCACGGTGGCCGCCGGACGGTTTCCGCTCATCCTCGGCGGCGACCACAGCATCGCCATCGGCACGCTTGCCGGCATCTCCCGCCATTACGCCAACTTGGGCGTAATTTGGTATGACGCTCATGGCGACCTGAATACTCCGGAAACTACTCCCAGCGGCAACATCCACGGCATGCCGCTGGCTGCCAGCATGGGCCTGGGCCATCCGGCCTTAACCGGGATTGGCGGTTATGTAGGCAAAGTGAAAGCGGAAAATCTCGTGATGATTGGCATCCGGGATTTAGACCCCGGCGAGCGCCTGCTTATTGCCGAACGGAAAATCCGGGTATATACCGCCGATGACGTCAGCCGCTTAGGTATTGCGCAAGTAATAGCCGAAACGGTTGATTATCTGTCGGCCCGGTGCGATGGCGTTCATCTCAGTTTTGACCTTGACGGCATTGATCCCCTCGAAGTGCCTGGGGTAGGAACGCCGGTGGCGGGGGGTATCAGCTATAGCGACAGCCTTGCCGCGCTTGCCCTGCTGCACCGATCGGGCATCATAACGTCGGCCGAGTTGGTTGAAGTCAATCCGCTGCTTGACCGGGAAGACCGCACCGTGAGCGCCGCTTTGGCCCTGGCCGGTGCGCTCTTCGGCGAGGTGGCCGACAGTGAAGGGATTTGCCAGCCGGCAGCGGCAACACCGTCAGTTACCGCCTCAGCGGCCAAGCGATAATATGGTTATGTAGCAAATGGGGAAACCTGGAAATGCGGGTTTCCCTTTTTGGCTATATTGGGAAGACAAATAGTGAGAGCGTGTAAAATTTTTCGGATTTTCCTTTATAATAGGAGTATGGCTGTAATTTGACATTAGGGGTGATGGCATGCGGGAGTTTGAAATCAATACGCCGGCCGAAGGTTTTATTGATATAACCGGTTTGGTTGCCGCCGCGGTTGAAGCCGCGGCGGTGCGGCAGGGGCTCTGTCAGGTTTATGTGCCCCATACTACCGCGGCGGTTACAATTAACGAAAACGCTGACCCTGACGTCGTCCGCGACATGCTGGCGGCGCTGGCGGAAATGGTGTCGCGCTTGCCTTACCGCCATGGGGAGGGCAATTCGCCGGCTCATGTTAAGAGCTCGCTTTTGGGGTGCTCCGTGACGGTGCCGATCGTGGAGGGCAGGCTGTGGCTGGGTACCTGGCAGGGTATTTATTTTTGCGAGTTCGACGGCCCGCGCCGCCGTAAATTTGTTGTCAATATTGTGGGTGCCTAGCATGTTTGTCGCCGTGTGCATCATCGACCTTTTTCTGCCGGGCGCCGGGTCATTGAAAGGCAAACGCCAAATCCTCAAAAGTATCATGGACCGCATCAAGGCCCGTACCAATGCGTCGGTGGCCGAGACCGACGCCCAGGAGCTTTGGCAACGCGCCGTCATCGCCGTGGCCATGGTAAGCGGCGACAAGGCGCTGCTGGAGCGGCAAATCGGCATTATCCGGCGGATCGTCGAAGACAACGCCGAAGTGGAACAAGTGGACTTTACCGTGGAATATCGATAACCGGGAGGGCAACATGGGCGATAAGAAGCTGGTCTATGCCGAAATGATACTCTTGCTGGTGGCGTTTTTCTGGGGGATAAATCCGCCAATCATGAAGGTAGGGCTGGCCTATCTCCCGCCGCTTCCTTACAAT carries:
- a CDS encoding DUF503 domain-containing protein; protein product: MFVAVCIIDLFLPGAGSLKGKRQILKSIMDRIKARTNASVAETDAQELWQRAVIAVAMVSGDKALLERQIGIIRRIVEDNAEVEQVDFTVEYR
- a CDS encoding acyl-CoA dehydratase activase-related protein — encoded protein: MKIGLPRALLYYYYNPLWQNLFTNLGCEAVLSGPTTKEIVDLGVKYSVAEICLPLKIFCGHVASLLNTGVDYIFIPRMVSVEKHKFFCPKFLGLPDMMRHILPELAERMLAPDICCRRETIEDFGDYAAFARPLGVSSGVVKKALAAAISKWTVFRRYHLQGCTIEEALARLESGPASASPPPSRPLTIGLLGYVYNIYDKFIGMDIIGKLRAAGANVVTFEMLDDYTVTENLRPLRKTMPWTFTNKLLGTGYDFFDDPRIDGVIHITAFGCGPDSMLGKMLDLIALEKEKAFMTIRVDEHSGEAHLNTRIEAFVDMLRRKKMLIRQAR
- a CDS encoding PHP domain-containing protein, whose translation is MRTDLHIHTTFSDGSWTPEQVVAKVAAADIGLFAVTDHDTVDGLAAARAAATAAGIAFLPGVEVSATVNGKSVHILGYGIDPEHRELRRLLASNTALLEEADHDSIRKLIADGLAIDYDEYCAYRHDPARGGWKSLSFLIDKGFCRDVSDFFANLFTEKRGIRFPEFPPPAEVIAVIKAAGGIPVLAHPGSDFHGTSLEETLDAFGREAIEGVECFHSSHDAVTTRRALAWCRRHGMIVTGGSDCHGDFIPHRRLGEPVVTTEDLWLGPLAEKVG
- the rocF gene encoding arginase; its protein translation is MMKKMRKGISVIGVPMWLGQTRFGANLGPDAIRAAGLVTRLKGLAYRVSDEGNIAVGTKAPYKRQDKTLKNLQPIVAASEKVAAKVSRTVAAGRFPLILGGDHSIAIGTLAGISRHYANLGVIWYDAHGDLNTPETTPSGNIHGMPLAASMGLGHPALTGIGGYVGKVKAENLVMIGIRDLDPGERLLIAERKIRVYTADDVSRLGIAQVIAETVDYLSARCDGVHLSFDLDGIDPLEVPGVGTPVAGGISYSDSLAALALLHRSGIITSAELVEVNPLLDREDRTVSAALALAGALFGEVADSEGICQPAAATPSVTASAAKR
- a CDS encoding aldo/keto reductase, with product MEYRILGKTGLKVSEVGFGGIPILRLSTDEAVRVLRHAYNRGVNFYDTANAYKDSEEKIGKAFRGMRDKVIFATKTQKRDAAGAAEHLDNSLRMLQTDYIDIYQLHQVSQEKDWQAITAPGGALETIVRAKEQGKVRHIGVTSHNLAMAVKLVKTGLFETVQFPFNFIETAAAEELFPVARQLNLGIIAMKPFAGGVIDNARIAFKFLRQYPDVVPIPGFETVAGVDEILGFYETPNQVDSDDLALMERYRDELGRQFCRRCEYCQPCPHGVMITMAMGYRVVAHRMSPAVAVGNLKKVMATVPQCVECGVCMTRCPYNLPIPEILKKHYAMYEQHRAELGK
- a CDS encoding secondary thiamine-phosphate synthase enzyme YjbQ produces the protein MREFEINTPAEGFIDITGLVAAAVEAAAVRQGLCQVYVPHTTAAVTINENADPDVVRDMLAALAEMVSRLPYRHGEGNSPAHVKSSLLGCSVTVPIVEGRLWLGTWQGIYFCEFDGPRRRKFVVNIVGA